Proteins encoded within one genomic window of Lysinibacillus sphaericus:
- the mreD gene encoding rod shape-determining protein MreD, translated as MVRFLIPSVAVLLFLLEPEFAMLSPIEVSGHIYYLVPRFLILYLIFISIYYSRQRAVMYGLFFGVLYDVFYIDIIGLYSVLYPLICFLAGSIVKIIHQHLVVTTTISVVLVAILEFVLYQFFYLIAFTTIPLTEFLQSRLLPTIIANTLFLMILGWAFKYLINARVLQRAREVS; from the coding sequence ATGGTTCGATTTCTCATTCCCTCTGTTGCAGTATTGCTATTTTTACTAGAACCAGAGTTTGCTATGCTTTCACCGATTGAAGTAAGTGGACATATCTATTATCTAGTACCCCGATTTTTAATTTTATACTTAATATTTATATCCATCTATTACAGCCGTCAACGTGCGGTAATGTATGGACTTTTTTTTGGTGTCTTGTATGATGTGTTTTACATTGATATTATTGGATTATATTCGGTACTCTATCCACTTATTTGTTTTTTAGCAGGGTCTATCGTGAAAATAATTCATCAGCACTTAGTTGTGACCACAACTATTTCAGTTGTTTTAGTAGCAATTTTAGAATTCGTACTCTATCAATTCTTCTATCTAATCGCTTTTACAACAATACCGTTAACGGAATTCTTACAATCACGACTACTACCAACAATCATTGCTAATACATTATTTTTAATGATTCTTGGTTGGGCCTTCAAGTATCTAATTAATGCGCGTGTCTTACAGAGAGCACGTGAAGTTTCTTAA
- the minC gene encoding septum site-determining protein MinC gives MKKQLVNMKGTKDGFVLRLDDQCSYADLVEELKRKVSEGGIDGKVDVQLHLGYRYCSDEQVKELVKIVQESEQLIVAKVQSEVLTVHESNQKMIESQQDTYVGVVRSGQILRASGDLVIVGNVNPNGRVEAGGNVYVLGRLKGIVHAGVHGNKEAIIAASRLEATHIMIADQVEAMSDEHVKAINQADMACAFIGYDGRITYDQIHALKNIRPLLNVSKGGS, from the coding sequence ATGAAAAAACAATTAGTTAATATGAAGGGAACAAAGGACGGTTTTGTTCTTCGTTTAGACGATCAATGTTCGTATGCCGATTTAGTAGAAGAGCTAAAACGAAAAGTTTCAGAAGGCGGTATCGATGGCAAGGTAGATGTTCAATTACATTTAGGCTATCGATACTGTTCTGATGAACAAGTAAAAGAGCTAGTAAAAATTGTTCAAGAATCGGAACAGCTAATTGTAGCAAAAGTGCAAAGTGAAGTACTGACTGTCCATGAAAGCAACCAGAAAATGATTGAAAGCCAACAAGATACATATGTAGGAGTGGTCAGGTCGGGACAAATTCTACGTGCCTCGGGGGATTTAGTAATTGTGGGGAATGTGAATCCGAATGGACGTGTAGAAGCTGGTGGTAATGTATATGTCCTTGGTAGGCTCAAGGGAATTGTGCATGCAGGTGTACATGGCAACAAGGAAGCGATTATTGCGGCATCTCGTTTAGAAGCCACACATATAATGATTGCCGATCAAGTTGAGGCAATGTCAGATGAACATGTAAAAGCGATTAATCAAGCAGACATGGCTTGTGCATTTATCGGCTATGATGGGCGTATTACGTACGATCAAATTCATGCGTTAAAAAATATTCGACCATTGTTAAATGTGTCTAAGGGAGGAAGCTAG